From the genome of Nitrosomonas sp., one region includes:
- a CDS encoding MgtC/SapB family protein — protein sequence MNIEFFQDSALFHLPHFATSLAIGLLIGLERERSPNSRAGLRTFALVALFGTLAAMLSEKTNAAGFLVGGLLIVGLMTIAAYMRHRDESAVDPGTTTVAAIIICYGLGAIVWYGDTKLAVMLGIITTILLYFKTELHGITQNLGRRDLVSILQFAVLTFIILPILPDENFGPYQAINPYQIWLMVVLISGISLAGYVALRWVGKRQGASLLGLLGGLVSSTATTLVYTRLSKDNQYFMQLAIVVILIANLTVLIRLAIISSVVVPGILPQLLPVLGSGLLFGLGATVYWWRQFNQHSDIPVPEINNPAEIRIAAGFGLLYAVVLFFAAWLSDIAGSSGLYVVAMVSGLTDVDAITLSSLHLFKLGKLEAAEAITAISLGIMSNIAFKLGLIYFVGSALIARRCAIGMIATMTGIGFALFVFVS from the coding sequence ATGAATATCGAATTTTTTCAGGACAGTGCGCTTTTTCATTTGCCGCATTTTGCGACGAGTCTGGCAATTGGTTTACTCATTGGTTTGGAACGTGAGCGTAGCCCGAACTCTCGCGCAGGATTGAGGACATTTGCGCTGGTTGCCCTGTTTGGGACGCTGGCCGCGATGTTGTCGGAAAAAACAAACGCGGCTGGGTTTCTGGTGGGCGGGTTGCTGATTGTCGGCTTAATGACTATTGCCGCGTATATGCGGCACCGGGACGAAAGTGCTGTCGATCCCGGCACGACTACGGTTGCTGCAATTATTATCTGTTATGGCCTGGGCGCAATTGTCTGGTATGGCGATACCAAATTGGCGGTTATGCTGGGCATTATTACGACGATACTCCTGTATTTTAAAACTGAACTGCATGGTATTACCCAGAATCTGGGACGGCGCGATTTGGTTTCAATTTTACAGTTTGCAGTACTCACTTTTATTATCTTGCCCATATTGCCGGATGAGAATTTTGGACCTTATCAGGCCATTAATCCTTATCAAATCTGGTTAATGGTCGTGCTGATTTCGGGTATCAGTCTGGCTGGGTACGTAGCGTTGCGTTGGGTGGGAAAACGTCAGGGGGCTTCGCTGTTGGGTTTGTTGGGCGGCCTGGTTTCCAGTACGGCAACGACGCTCGTCTATACAAGACTGAGCAAGGACAATCAATATTTTATGCAACTGGCGATTGTTGTTATTTTGATTGCCAATCTGACCGTGCTGATTCGTCTTGCAATTATCAGTTCAGTCGTTGTGCCCGGTATCCTGCCGCAATTGCTGCCGGTACTGGGCAGCGGTCTGTTGTTTGGGCTCGGTGCGACAGTTTACTGGTGGCGTCAATTCAATCAACACAGTGATATTCCTGTCCCTGAGATTAACAATCCGGCAGAGATTCGTATCGCTGCGGGATTTGGTTTGCTTTATGCCGTTGTGCTTTTTTTTGCAGCCTGGTTGTCCGATATTGCCGGGAGCAGCGGGCTGTATGTCGTCGCTATGGTATCGGGCCTGACGGATGTTGATGCCATTACCCTGTCGAGCTTGCATCTGTTCAAACTTGGAAAGCTCGAAGCGGCTGAGGCTATCACCGCGATTTCACTGGGTATAATGTCCAATATCGCTTTCAAACTCGGTCTCATTTATTTTGTCGGCAGCGCGTTAATCGCACGGCGGTGCGCTATCGGTATGATTGCTACAATGACCGGGATTGGTTTTGCGTTGTTTGTTTTTGTCTCGTGA
- the recJ gene encoding single-stranded-DNA-specific exonuclease RecJ, whose product MPKITVRTFESKAFDALHRCGLPPVLARIYAARGIENPEQLETGLARLIPFDHIKHINSMASLLADAIEAGKRLLIVADYDSDGATACAVGLRVLRKMGAVVDYLVPNRFEYGYGLTPEIVQLAYTTKQPDVLITVDNGIASIDGVQAAKALGMDVLITDHHLPGDELPDATAIINPNQPGCTFPSKCIAGVGVVFYLMLALRATLRQRGAFLDKKEPNLASYLDLVALGTVADVVRLDDNNRILVQQGLSRIQKGVACAGINALLKVARRNPKQTSTYDLGFILGPRLNAAGRLDDMSLGIECLITDDAAYAEEIARKLDALNVQRREIESDMQDSALSKLENTLSAENDRIRSAFSICLFDHEWHQGVIGILASRIKDKYHRPVIIFAPGNDGEMKGSGRSIKGFHLRDALDLVSKRYPGLIQKFGGHAAAAGLTIHADGFEKFCDAFEETVQSLLTEADLTRVIETDGDLEDSEINMELAGHLTGQVWGQGFPQPAFNATFYVENQRIVGDKHLKLKLKKMDPDCAGTKVSSSMSYDAILFFHNEPLPDMINAVYRLQINEFNGRTTLQLLLEHWSQAEKQLDSDSIAS is encoded by the coding sequence ATGCCTAAAATAACCGTACGCACATTTGAATCCAAAGCTTTTGATGCATTGCACCGTTGTGGATTGCCACCCGTTCTGGCCCGCATCTATGCAGCGCGCGGCATTGAAAATCCTGAGCAGCTTGAGACGGGGCTGGCTCGTCTTATTCCCTTTGATCACATCAAGCATATTAATTCCATGGCCAGTCTGCTGGCCGACGCAATCGAAGCCGGGAAACGCTTGCTCATAGTCGCTGATTACGATTCCGACGGCGCAACAGCGTGCGCAGTTGGCCTGCGGGTGTTGCGCAAAATGGGCGCGGTTGTTGATTATCTGGTGCCCAATCGTTTCGAATATGGATATGGCCTGACGCCAGAGATCGTTCAACTGGCCTATACAACAAAGCAGCCCGATGTGCTGATTACGGTGGATAATGGCATTGCCAGTATCGATGGTGTACAAGCAGCAAAAGCGTTGGGCATGGACGTATTGATTACCGATCATCATTTGCCCGGCGATGAGTTGCCTGACGCGACGGCGATTATCAATCCTAATCAGCCGGGTTGCACGTTTCCAAGTAAATGTATTGCCGGTGTCGGTGTGGTTTTTTACTTGATGCTGGCCCTGCGCGCAACGCTTCGTCAACGGGGTGCTTTTCTGGATAAAAAAGAACCGAATCTTGCCAGTTATCTGGATCTGGTTGCACTCGGCACGGTGGCGGATGTTGTCCGGCTTGATGACAATAACCGCATTCTGGTACAGCAAGGCTTGAGCCGCATTCAAAAAGGAGTGGCCTGTGCGGGGATCAATGCACTGCTTAAGGTCGCCCGCCGAAATCCGAAACAAACGTCTACCTACGATTTGGGCTTTATATTGGGGCCGCGGTTGAATGCTGCCGGGCGCCTGGATGACATGTCACTGGGGATTGAATGCCTGATTACAGATGATGCGGCCTATGCTGAAGAGATTGCCCGGAAACTGGATGCACTCAATGTTCAGCGCCGTGAGATCGAGTCGGATATGCAGGACAGCGCGTTATCCAAGCTGGAAAATACACTGAGTGCGGAAAATGACCGAATCCGGTCCGCTTTCAGTATTTGTTTGTTTGATCATGAATGGCATCAGGGCGTCATTGGCATTCTGGCATCGCGTATCAAGGATAAATATCATCGTCCGGTTATTATTTTTGCACCGGGTAATGACGGTGAAATGAAAGGCTCGGGACGCTCCATCAAGGGTTTTCATTTACGCGATGCGCTGGATCTGGTTTCCAAACGTTATCCGGGATTGATTCAGAAATTTGGCGGCCATGCCGCTGCCGCCGGCTTGACGATCCATGCGGATGGTTTTGAGAAATTTTGTGACGCATTTGAGGAAACCGTACAATCATTGCTGACCGAGGCGGACTTGACGCGCGTGATTGAGACAGACGGCGATCTGGAGGACTCTGAGATCAATATGGAACTGGCGGGCCACCTGACCGGGCAAGTCTGGGGACAGGGGTTTCCTCAGCCGGCTTTTAATGCGACATTTTATGTTGAGAACCAACGTATCGTGGGTGACAAGCATCTGAAATTGAAATTGAAAAAAATGGATCCGGACTGTGCTGGAACCAAGGTGTCTTCCAGTATGAGCTATGACGCTATACTGTTTTTTCATAATGAGCCATTACCCGATATGATCAATGCGGTTTATCGATTGCAGATTAACGAATTTAATGGCAGAACAACACTGCAGTTATTGCTTGAGCATTGGTCTCAAGCAGAAAAACAGTTGGACAGTGATTCGATAGCATCATGA
- a CDS encoding CBS domain-containing protein gives MDDPSPKTGWLERVSNMLSREPEDRKQLITLLHSAFERNLLDSDALSMIEGVMQVSEMQARDIMIPRSQMDVIDISETPDKFIPFVIETAHSRFPVTEGCEDNVIGILLAKDLLRYYAGEEEFNIRSMLRPAVFIPESKQLNVLLKDFRKNRNHIAIVVNEYGDVAGIVTIEDVLEQIVGEIEDEYDFDEDEDNIVLEKEDHYRIKAITEIDNFNEVAGANFNDDDYDTVGGLVLNKFGRLPTRNESVVIDDFKFTVLSADSRRLYMLKAEKIVSEPEE, from the coding sequence ATGGACGATCCCTCGCCTAAAACGGGTTGGCTTGAGCGTGTCAGTAACATGCTCTCGCGCGAACCGGAAGATCGAAAGCAACTCATCACGTTACTGCACTCGGCTTTTGAACGGAATCTGCTTGATTCGGATGCGCTCAGCATGATTGAAGGCGTCATGCAGGTATCTGAAATGCAGGCGCGCGATATCATGATCCCGCGTTCTCAAATGGATGTGATCGATATCAGCGAAACACCGGATAAATTTATCCCATTTGTCATAGAAACCGCGCATTCGCGCTTTCCGGTAACAGAAGGATGCGAAGACAATGTCATTGGTATTTTGCTGGCGAAAGATCTGTTGCGTTATTATGCAGGAGAAGAAGAATTTAATATCCGGTCTATGTTGCGTCCCGCTGTTTTTATCCCTGAATCCAAACAACTCAATGTGCTGTTGAAGGATTTTCGTAAGAACCGCAATCACATTGCGATCGTCGTGAATGAATATGGCGACGTGGCCGGGATTGTCACCATTGAAGATGTACTCGAGCAAATAGTGGGTGAAATAGAAGACGAGTATGATTTCGATGAAGATGAAGATAATATTGTGCTGGAAAAAGAGGACCATTATCGAATAAAGGCGATCACGGAAATTGATAATTTCAATGAAGTTGCTGGCGCCAATTTTAACGATGATGACTATGACACCGTCGGCGGACTGGTGCTGAACAAGTTTGGCAGACTACCAACTCGAAATGAATCGGTCGTTATTGATGATTTTAAATTTACGGTATTAAGTGCGGATAGCCGCAGATTATATATGCTGAAAGCCGAGAAAATAGTCAGCGAACCAGAGGAATGA
- the ybeY gene encoding rRNA maturation RNase YbeY, whose amino-acid sequence MVKSFKLAVQYATNDSDMAELPVRPQFRRWVRSALGEDAQDAEIVIRIVDTAEGRALNQSYRGKDYATNVLTFVYDDTDPLSGDIVLCADVVKKEAQQQHKPLMAHYAHLTVHGVLHLQGYDHIENDDALIMEKMETSILARFGIQDPYAESSAVAPSE is encoded by the coding sequence ATGGTGAAATCTTTCAAACTCGCTGTGCAATATGCAACCAATGATTCGGATATGGCGGAATTGCCAGTGCGTCCGCAATTCAGACGCTGGGTTAGATCGGCGCTGGGGGAGGATGCGCAGGATGCCGAAATTGTGATTCGCATCGTGGATACGGCTGAAGGACGCGCCTTGAATCAGAGTTATCGCGGTAAAGATTATGCGACCAATGTGTTGACCTTTGTCTACGATGACACCGATCCATTGTCCGGCGACATTGTGTTATGCGCAGACGTGGTAAAAAAAGAAGCGCAGCAGCAGCATAAACCGCTGATGGCGCATTATGCACATCTGACCGTTCATGGCGTTTTGCACCTGCAGGGCTACGATCATATCGAAAATGATGATGCGCTGATTATGGAAAAAATGGAAACCAGCATTCTGGCCCGCTTTGGTATTCAAGACCCCTATGCAGAGTCATCTGCGGTAGCGCCATCAGAATAA
- a CDS encoding PhoH family protein, which translates to MKPKPIEISFTPADNQRLANLCGALDENLKQVETALDVTISRRGEHFSVHGEFNQTQLAAQVLRRFYNQSRHHLSLEQIQLGLIEAKVPKKPLEQTDEEVFATEDASPLLMTRRANLYGRTQRQTQYLHQIQNHDITFAIGPAGTGKTYLAVASAVDALERELVTRLILVRPAVEAGERLGFLPGDLTQKVDPYLRPLYDALYDLMGFDKTSKQFDRQVIEIAPLAFMRGRTLNQSFIILDEAQNTTPEQMKMFLTRIGFGSKAVVTGDITQIDLPKHQKSGLTEVKQVLKNIRGIAFTHFGSEDVVRHPLVQRIVDAYEKHDQQEQDAE; encoded by the coding sequence TTGAAACCCAAACCAATAGAGATTTCATTTACACCTGCAGATAATCAACGACTGGCAAATTTGTGCGGTGCACTTGATGAAAACCTGAAACAGGTTGAAACAGCACTCGATGTTACCATATCCCGACGCGGTGAACATTTCAGTGTGCATGGCGAATTTAATCAGACACAGCTTGCCGCGCAGGTCTTAAGACGATTCTATAACCAGTCGCGCCATCATTTGAGTCTGGAACAGATTCAACTCGGACTCATTGAGGCCAAAGTTCCAAAAAAACCGCTTGAACAAACCGATGAAGAAGTGTTTGCAACGGAAGATGCTTCTCCGTTGCTGATGACGCGTCGCGCCAATTTGTACGGCCGTACACAACGCCAGACACAGTATCTGCACCAAATCCAGAATCACGACATTACATTTGCCATCGGTCCGGCAGGCACCGGAAAAACCTATCTGGCTGTTGCCAGCGCAGTTGATGCCTTGGAGCGGGAACTGGTGACGCGTCTGATACTGGTAAGACCTGCGGTAGAGGCTGGCGAACGGCTGGGTTTTCTGCCGGGCGATCTGACACAGAAAGTGGATCCTTATCTGCGTCCGCTCTACGATGCGCTGTACGATTTAATGGGATTCGATAAAACCAGTAAACAGTTCGACCGTCAGGTCATAGAAATCGCGCCACTGGCATTTATGCGTGGCCGAACGCTGAATCAGTCATTTATTATTCTGGATGAGGCGCAGAATACCACGCCGGAACAAATGAAAATGTTTCTGACACGTATTGGGTTCGGTTCAAAGGCCGTGGTTACAGGCGATATTACCCAGATTGATTTGCCGAAGCATCAAAAAAGCGGCCTGACCGAAGTCAAGCAGGTGCTAAAAAACATACGGGGTATTGCGTTTACCCATTTTGGCTCTGAAGATGTGGTCAGGCATCCGCTGGTTCAGCGCATTGTAGATGCCTATGAAAAACATGACCAACAGGAACAGGATGCTGAATAG
- the miaB gene encoding tRNA (N6-isopentenyl adenosine(37)-C2)-methylthiotransferase MiaB: MSNKLYIKTFGCQMNEYDSAKMADVLHAAHGMEQTDDPAQADVILFNTCSVREKAQEKVFHDLGRVKHLKASNPNLLIGVGGCVASQEGKAIVSRAPFVDIVFGPQTLHRLPQLIEKRKTTGKSQVDITFPEIEKFDHLPPARTEGATAFVSIMEGCSKYCSFCVVPYTRGEEVSRPLVDVLTDIAVLADQGVKEITLLGQNVNAYLGVMDDGEIADFALLIECIHDIPGIERIRYTTSHPKEFTARLIAAYGDLPKLVSHLHLPVQSGSDRVLAAMKRGYSVLEYKSIIRRLKAIRPEISLSSDFIVGFPGETEADFEATMKLVEEVNFDDSFSFIYSARPGTPAADLPDDTPHAVKLERLQRLQAQINQQSRKISQHMIGSRQRILVEGISRKNADEIFGRTDNNRVVNFAGDKGLIGRFINVQITDALPHSLRGEITDV, translated from the coding sequence GTGAGTAACAAGCTTTATATTAAAACGTTTGGCTGCCAGATGAACGAATATGATTCGGCCAAAATGGCCGACGTATTGCATGCTGCGCATGGCATGGAACAGACCGATGATCCGGCGCAAGCGGATGTTATCCTGTTTAATACCTGTTCTGTGCGTGAAAAAGCACAGGAAAAAGTGTTTCATGATCTCGGGCGCGTCAAACATCTGAAGGCGTCAAATCCAAATCTATTAATTGGCGTGGGGGGTTGTGTCGCCAGCCAGGAAGGCAAGGCGATTGTGAGCAGAGCACCGTTTGTCGATATCGTTTTTGGCCCGCAAACTCTGCACCGATTGCCACAACTGATTGAAAAACGCAAAACGACCGGGAAATCGCAGGTCGATATCACATTTCCGGAAATTGAAAAATTCGATCACTTGCCGCCCGCGCGCACAGAAGGGGCAACCGCTTTTGTGTCCATTATGGAGGGGTGCAGCAAATACTGCAGCTTTTGTGTGGTGCCTTATACGCGTGGCGAGGAAGTCTCCAGACCATTGGTCGATGTATTAACCGACATTGCGGTGCTCGCCGATCAGGGGGTCAAAGAAATTACCTTGCTCGGGCAGAATGTCAATGCGTATCTCGGTGTCATGGATGATGGTGAAATTGCAGATTTTGCGTTGCTGATCGAATGCATTCACGATATACCGGGTATTGAACGCATCCGTTATACCACGTCGCACCCGAAAGAATTCACTGCGCGATTGATCGCAGCTTATGGTGATTTACCCAAGCTTGTCAGCCACTTGCATTTGCCGGTGCAATCGGGGTCAGACCGTGTTCTGGCTGCGATGAAACGCGGTTACAGCGTGCTGGAATATAAATCGATTATTCGCCGGTTAAAAGCCATACGTCCGGAAATTTCCCTGTCGTCCGATTTTATCGTCGGCTTTCCGGGAGAGACAGAAGCTGATTTCGAGGCGACCATGAAGCTCGTGGAAGAAGTGAATTTCGACGATTCCTTCAGCTTCATTTACAGCGCCCGCCCCGGCACGCCGGCGGCCGATCTGCCTGATGATACGCCGCATGCTGTCAAGCTTGAAAGACTGCAACGCCTGCAAGCGCAAATTAATCAGCAATCACGCAAAATCAGTCAGCATATGATTGGCAGTCGGCAGCGTATTCTGGTAGAAGGCATTTCCAGGAAAAATGCGGATGAGATTTTTGGCCGTACCGATAATAATCGTGTCGTCAATTTCGCCGGGGATAAGGGTTTGATCGGCCGTTTTATTAATGTGCAGATTACCGATGCACTGCCACACTCACTGCGCGGTGAAATAACCGATGTATAA
- the typA gene encoding translational GTPase TypA, which translates to MSRPIRNIAIIAHVDHGKTTLVDKLLHQAGTFAAHQQVSERIMDSNDIERERGITILSKNCAIDYEGVHINIVDTPGHADFGGEVERVLSMVDGVLLLVDAVEGPMPQTRFVTKKALALGLNPIVVVNKVDRPGARPDWVIDQTFDLFDKLGASDAQLDFPVVYASALNGYASLDYTQPGENMRPLFEAIIEHVKAPEGNPDEPLQLQISTLDYSSFVGRIGIGRIRRGRLKPGQEVMVMTGDKVARKKVNQVLCFRGLEREQVAEALAGDIVSINGIEELSIGTTVADVDNPEALPISMVDEPTISMTFQVNTSPFAGQEGKFVTSRQLRERLEKELLTNVAMRMEETGDTDAFLVSGRGELHLTILLENMRREGYELAVSRPRVVVREIDGVKCEPFEMLTVDVEESSQGGVMEALGERRGELQDMVSDGKGRVRLDYRIPARGLIGFQSEFMTMTRGTGLISHVFDEFAPIRSDIPPRRNGVLISGEHGEAVAYALWKLQERGRMFVSPGDRLYEGMVIGIHSRDNDLVVNPIKGKQLTNFRASGTDEAVVLTPPIQLTLESAIEFIADDELVEITPKTIRIRKKLLLEHERKRASRAAA; encoded by the coding sequence ATGTCCCGCCCTATCCGTAATATCGCGATTATTGCCCACGTAGATCATGGCAAAACCACGCTGGTTGACAAGTTGTTGCACCAGGCGGGGACTTTTGCCGCGCATCAGCAGGTTTCGGAGCGCATCATGGATTCAAACGATATCGAACGTGAGCGCGGCATCACAATTTTGTCCAAGAACTGCGCGATTGATTACGAAGGCGTTCATATCAATATCGTCGATACGCCGGGGCATGCGGATTTTGGTGGGGAAGTCGAGCGGGTTTTGTCGATGGTCGATGGCGTATTGCTGCTGGTCGATGCGGTGGAAGGGCCGATGCCGCAGACGCGGTTTGTCACCAAAAAAGCGCTGGCGTTGGGATTGAATCCGATTGTGGTGGTGAACAAGGTCGACCGGCCGGGCGCGCGCCCGGATTGGGTCATTGACCAGACATTCGATCTGTTCGACAAACTTGGCGCGAGTGATGCGCAGCTCGATTTTCCAGTGGTGTATGCATCGGCGTTGAATGGCTATGCTTCTCTGGATTACACGCAACCGGGCGAGAATATGCGTCCATTGTTCGAGGCCATTATCGAGCATGTCAAGGCGCCTGAAGGCAACCCCGATGAACCGTTGCAGTTACAGATCAGCACGCTGGATTATTCGAGTTTTGTCGGGCGCATCGGCATCGGCCGTATCCGGCGTGGGCGGTTGAAACCCGGTCAGGAAGTTATGGTGATGACGGGTGATAAGGTGGCTCGAAAAAAAGTGAATCAGGTGCTGTGTTTCCGTGGCCTTGAACGCGAACAGGTGGCTGAGGCGCTGGCTGGCGATATTGTGTCGATCAACGGAATTGAAGAGCTCAGTATCGGCACAACAGTTGCAGACGTTGATAATCCTGAAGCCTTGCCGATCAGTATGGTTGACGAACCGACCATATCGATGACATTTCAGGTCAATACCTCGCCGTTTGCTGGACAGGAAGGCAAGTTTGTCACCAGCCGTCAGTTGCGCGAACGGCTGGAAAAGGAGTTGCTGACCAATGTCGCCATGCGTATGGAAGAAACCGGCGACACCGATGCGTTTCTGGTTTCAGGCCGCGGCGAACTGCATCTGACGATTCTGCTGGAAAATATGCGCCGGGAAGGTTATGAACTTGCAGTATCGCGCCCGAGGGTGGTGGTGCGCGAGATTGACGGCGTCAAATGCGAGCCGTTTGAAATGCTCACGGTTGATGTGGAGGAATCCAGTCAGGGCGGCGTGATGGAAGCGCTGGGTGAACGGCGCGGCGAGTTGCAGGATATGGTTTCTGATGGCAAAGGGCGCGTGCGTCTGGATTATCGTATTCCGGCGCGTGGCCTGATCGGCTTCCAGTCGGAATTCATGACCATGACGCGCGGCACCGGCCTGATCAGCCACGTGTTTGATGAGTTTGCGCCAATACGCTCGGACATTCCGCCGCGCAGAAACGGCGTACTGATTTCGGGCGAGCATGGTGAAGCGGTGGCGTATGCGTTGTGGAAACTGCAGGAACGCGGACGCATGTTTGTCAGTCCGGGAGACCGACTTTATGAAGGCATGGTGATCGGCATACACAGCCGCGATAACGATCTGGTGGTTAACCCGATCAAGGGCAAGCAGTTGACCAATTTCCGTGCGTCGGGTACCGATGAAGCCGTAGTGCTGACCCCGCCGATACAGTTGACGCTGGAATCGGCGATCGAATTTATCGCCGATGATGAACTGGTTGAAATTACGCCGAAAACCATCCGTATCCGCAAAAAACTGCTGCTCGAGCATGAGCGCAAACGTGCTTCGCGTGCGGCTGCTTGA
- a CDS encoding protoglobin domain-containing protein, giving the protein MTANIPGYTYGTAEVAKSPLSVDDFANLKQATLFGDEDVRYLKMSHDILKDQVEQILDVWYGFVGSTPFLLHYFTKKSDNQPNMDYLGAVRKRFGQWILDTANADYDQNWLDYQYEIGLRHHSTKKNKTDSVDSQPIINLRYVLALQVPITTTLRPFLEKGGHSSEEVDKMQDAWRKSVLMQVILWSQPYIQEGQF; this is encoded by the coding sequence ATGACAGCAAATATTCCTGGTTATACCTATGGCACCGCCGAAGTGGCAAAATCTCCTTTGTCGGTGGATGATTTCGCCAATCTAAAACAAGCCACCTTATTTGGCGATGAAGATGTTCGTTATCTCAAAATGTCGCATGATATCCTAAAAGACCAAGTTGAACAGATTCTGGATGTATGGTACGGCTTTGTTGGCTCCACACCATTTCTGTTGCACTATTTTACGAAAAAGTCCGACAACCAACCCAATATGGACTATCTGGGTGCAGTGCGTAAACGTTTCGGTCAATGGATACTGGATACCGCAAACGCAGACTATGATCAAAACTGGCTGGATTATCAATATGAAATCGGTCTGCGCCACCACAGCACTAAAAAAAATAAAACAGATAGCGTAGATTCACAACCGATTATTAACTTGCGTTATGTACTGGCGTTGCAGGTACCGATTACCACAACACTGCGCCCGTTTCTGGAAAAAGGGGGCCACTCCAGTGAAGAGGTAGACAAAATGCAGGACGCCTGGCGTAAGTCAGTGCTCATGCAAGTCATTTTATGGTCCCAACCCTATATTCAGGAAGGACAATTTTAG
- the nadB gene encoding L-aspartate oxidase → MHTQHFDTLIIGSGLAGYTLALNLSQTQRVCIITKQTINDSASGWAQGGIAASLSDEDTPEKHIQDTLVAGAGLCNEATVRFIAEHARESVNWLIEQGVEFTRDHNNGTGYHLTQEGGHSIRRIIHSGDATGKAVQQALAEKVGSSPNIQILEHHIAVDLIASDKVYGNPEINNRRCLGAYVLNKTRDRVCTFTAQNTVLATGGASKVYLYTTNPDTATGDGIAMGWRAGCRIANMEFIQFHPTCLYHPHAKSFLISEAVRGEGGLLKLPNDECFMAGHDQRAELAPRDIVARAIDFEMKKRGLDCVYLDISHKPANFLQAHFPTIYERCSKLGIDLTKEPIPVVPAAHYTCGGILTDHVGRTDLKNLYAVGETAHTGLHGANRLASNSLLECLVVARIAARDINNQTPVTLPKIPDWDESRVTDADEEIVISHNWDELRRCMWSYVGIVRTTKRLQRAQRRIELLREEINEYYTHFRVTSDLLELRNLVDTAELIVRSAMLRHESRGLHFSKDYPSMLTSVHDTILQKPPSY, encoded by the coding sequence ATGCATACCCAACATTTTGATACGCTAATCATCGGTAGTGGCCTTGCGGGTTATACGCTTGCGTTGAATCTGTCGCAAACTCAGCGGGTATGTATTATCACCAAACAAACAATCAATGACAGCGCAAGCGGATGGGCGCAGGGGGGTATTGCCGCGTCGTTGTCGGATGAGGATACGCCTGAAAAACATATACAGGATACATTGGTCGCCGGCGCAGGTCTATGCAATGAAGCCACTGTTCGTTTTATCGCGGAACATGCACGAGAAAGCGTAAACTGGCTCATCGAGCAAGGGGTTGAATTTACCCGTGATCATAATAATGGCACAGGCTACCATCTGACTCAAGAAGGCGGGCATAGCATCCGGCGGATTATTCATAGCGGCGATGCGACGGGTAAGGCGGTTCAACAGGCCCTGGCCGAAAAAGTTGGCAGTTCTCCAAATATTCAAATTCTGGAACACCATATTGCTGTCGATTTGATTGCCAGTGATAAAGTTTACGGTAATCCAGAAATAAATAATCGGCGTTGCCTTGGCGCATATGTGTTGAACAAAACGAGAGACCGGGTCTGTACGTTTACAGCGCAGAATACTGTTCTTGCGACAGGCGGCGCGAGCAAGGTTTATTTATATACAACCAACCCTGATACAGCAACGGGTGATGGTATTGCGATGGGATGGCGTGCTGGCTGCCGTATTGCTAATATGGAATTTATTCAATTTCATCCCACCTGTCTTTATCATCCGCATGCCAAATCGTTTCTAATCAGTGAAGCTGTGCGTGGCGAAGGGGGGTTGTTGAAATTGCCCAATGACGAGTGCTTTATGGCCGGACATGATCAACGTGCCGAATTGGCGCCACGCGATATTGTTGCGCGAGCAATTGATTTTGAAATGAAAAAACGAGGTCTGGATTGCGTTTATCTCGATATTTCTCATAAACCTGCCAATTTTCTACAAGCACATTTCCCTACTATTTATGAACGCTGCTCGAAACTCGGAATCGACCTGACAAAAGAGCCCATCCCTGTCGTACCTGCTGCGCACTACACCTGTGGCGGTATTCTGACAGATCATGTCGGGAGAACGGATCTGAAAAATTTATATGCTGTTGGAGAAACTGCCCATACCGGGTTGCATGGTGCTAACAGACTAGCCAGCAATTCGCTGCTTGAATGTCTGGTCGTTGCCAGGATCGCTGCCCGGGATATCAACAATCAGACGCCTGTTACACTTCCAAAAATTCCCGACTGGGATGAAAGCCGCGTTACCGATGCCGATGAGGAGATTGTCATTTCGCATAACTGGGACGAACTGCGGCGATGCATGTGGAGTTATGTCGGTATTGTCAGAACCACCAAACGTTTACAACGTGCACAGCGCAGGATTGAACTGTTGCGCGAGGAGATCAATGAATATTATACCCATTTTCGTGTAACCAGCGATTTGCTCGAATTGCGTAATCTGGTAGATACTGCCGAATTGATTGTGCGCAGCGCAATGCTCAGGCATGAAAGCCGAGGATTGCATTTTAGCAAGGATTATCCGAGTATGCTGACCTCAGTGC